The genomic segment CATTTTAGTTGATATATTCATATTAATTAATGTTTTTACAGGGCTGGATGATATTAGTAGATGGTATCTCAACCCTTCGCAAGTTTATCCGTGTTATGCCGAGTGGAAGAACTATCGAACACAAACCAATAGAGATAAAGACTATGAAATTATTAAATTGTCATTATCAGAAATATATAATTCTCCATCATTTCAACGCAATTATCAGCAAATCCCAGAAGGGCATTTAGGTAAAGTTTCTGAACTCTGTTTGAACTATGCTGGATACAAAGATAAGATTTATACCTCAGAAAACAGACAAACTATAACAACTATTAACCAAAAACAAGCAAACATCGGTTCACTCGAACGGGCTAATCGTAATATTCGCGCTCAATATGATTCTACACTTTTGGAAAAACTGGCAGGGCAACCTCGCGAACAATCTATCAATCAAATCGCTGCTGAAAAAGCCAAGCAGACTTTAGATCAAAATATTAACAAAATTTCTATACTTGTCAGGGATATTTCTAATTTAAAAAATCAGCTAATTACCAAATCAGAAAGTGTCAACTTTCTAAATTTTCTGAAAGATGAAAGTATCTTTAGTACGGTAGAAAGAGGTTATCAACAAGCATCCTTTTGGTATCCAAGCATTCAATTCGCTTTTCAAGCTATCTTTCTCCTACCACTGATTCTCATCGCCTTATTAGTTCATAGATTTGCGGGAGCGAGAGGATACGGGCTGATCTCGTTAATTAGCTGGCATTTGTTAGTTATCTTTTTTATTCCTCTGATTCTCAAAATCTTTGAATTCTTACAATTTGGTGCTCTATTCCAGTTTCTTTTTGATATTATTGCTGCTATTTTTGGTGGCTTGCTTTTCCTTATCAGTTATATTTATATATTGCTGATACCGTTGATTGGTTTTGGGCTGATCAAATTTTTCCAAAAGGTAATCTTTAATTCCAAACTTCAAGCAGCAAATAGAGTTCAAAAATCACGCTGTATTAAGTGTGCAAAAAAAATCCGTCATAGTGACATTCACTGTTCGCATTGCGGTTACCATCAATATACTGAATGCCCGAACTGTCATAACTTCACATACAAACATTTGCCGTACTGTAGGGAGTGCGGGCATTCTCAAAATTCCTCTCATTTGTAATCGCTCGTTTAATACCTCGCTATGGATCACCGCTCATTGATGACTCGTCATCATTTCTTCTGTGCTACTGGCTGATTTTTACTGCTTCCCTTATTTGTCCCTCTGATACTGTAGAAATAAAAACCGCCTACAGTCAGTAAAAACATAGTATAAAAGAGGGCTTGTATAAAATAGAGATACTGAGTGTAGCCAAATAAAGCATTAAGAATAATACCAGGAAACTGGTCATCAGGCAGGACATTAGAGGTATTCCAAACCATTGGTCCGAGAATACAAGAGTGGATTTTAGTAAACCGTTCATAATAGAAACACAAGCTTTCTGAAGCACGATTGCTCAGGGAAAGGGTTGCAATAGCTTGGTCAAATTTGTCTAAGGCTGTAACAACTAATCCAGCAACAATCAATACTAACAAAATGCCCATGACTTGAAAAAACTGCCGGATGTTGATTTTGATCCCCCATTTAAATAAAAGCAAACCTATTGCAACTGCAGCTAAAATTCCAGCAAGAGCACCGATAGCAGGTACTAGTCCTTGCTGAAAATTAGCAGCAACGAACAGAACAGTTTCAAAACCTTCGCGTACAACAGCAATAAATATCAGAGTAAAAACACCCCAACCCGTGTTTGAATTTTGTTTTAAAGCACCTGTGACTGCTCCTTCAACCTGAGCTTTCATGAATTTGGCTTGTGTCGTCATCCAAAGAAGCATCCAACTCAGCATGAAGATTGCGAGGATGCTAAAAATACCTTCTAGAAGTGGCTCCACTACAGATGAGTATTGAGGATTTAGTGCGCTAACGACTTGGATTATCCAAGTAAACAGAACACCTATTAACGCACTCACAGCAATTCCAACACCAACTCCAGCATATACCCAAATGTTGAAACGGGATTGTTTGGCTTTTTTGAGCAAAGCTAGCACAATACCCACCACAAGAGCAGCTTCTACTCCTTCTCGGAGTGTAATGACAAAAGTAGGAATAGCAGCACTAAAATTCATTGTGATTTGTCATTGGTAATTTGTTATCGGTCTAGAATTATGAGTCAATAATTCTGTTTTTACTTTTGATGTTGAACTATTGACTCTTAAATAAGGCAAAGCTTTTTAATCTAAAATCGATAGAGCTTATCGTTGTGCTTGAGTACTAGAACTATCAACCACTTTTTGGGAATTTTGTTCAATGGTTTTTACTAGCTTGGTAACATCATCAGGCGATTTTACAGGTTTAAGGGGTGGAATGGCAGAGGGCCAAACTTTCACTAGTTCAGTCATATTGGTTTCAATTGCTTTGTGTTCTTGGGGATACTCTTTTGCCATTTGGCTAGAAATCCCTTTGTACAATTCGTTGGCGTAGATGACGAAGCCACGAGAGTCCTGATACTCAATAGCTGCAGAGATTTTTCCATCTGCAATTGCCGCACCATATTCTGAATTGGACGCATCTAATAACCCATTAATGACTTGTAGAACGAAGCGGGGTTGAGTGCGTTGTTCTGCGGGTAAAGCGGCGATCGCAGTATCAATAGATTGCATGGAAGAGGCAAAATCAGTTTTAACTTTGGCGTCTTTTGGCTTGGCTTTTACAAAGTCTTGCAAGCTTATCAAACTTGTCTTAAATTCTTTGACTTTGCGCTCGTTTAATTGGTCTTCTACATCCACGTAAATCTCTTCTACTGGATGTCCAATATGGGGTTCTGCCTGTTTGGGTTCGTTTTTATCTAACAATTCTTTTGCTACCAAAAGATGTCCTTTCATCAACCCTAGCTTGGTCATATAATCAACATCTTTTGCCTCACCACTCAGTACTATTTCCTGGACTGTCACCTGGTCTTTTATTTGGTCAAATTGCTCTTGACTGACAACTTTTTTAGCAACTAAGTCTTCAGGGTTAGCATAGGGGCGATTTGCTTGAATTTTGTGTGATAGAGCGGGAACACCCAGCTGTGCCTCAAACTTATCCAATTCTGAGAGAATAGCATTGTTAATGTTGATTTGCTTTTTGCCACCGTGTCCGCTATGACTGACTCCCTCTGTCTTTTGGGAACTTGTGTTAGTCACTGGTGCTGGTGAAGGATTTTCTGTGGTTTGTGTTGATGTACCGTTACAGGAACTTAATGCGACTATTGCTGCGGCTGCGACAGCTAAACAAACGTATTTATATTTTTTCATTTTTGCTTGTTAGAGGATGTTTTAAGAAGTCAGCTCGGTCAGATTCCCGATTTATAAAAAGTCAGGGTTCTGAATAGCGCAAACTTATCTATGTAATTTCCCATAAATGAAACTTTTTATCAACTAGTTACTGAATTTTTAACCTTTATGTAAAAATTATACTTTTCTTGTTGACAATTGTAGCAATTAGCTTGAATGGAAACTAGTACATGAAGGCAGCCCCGAACGCTCGCTACTGGGGCAGAAGGCGCAAAAGTTTTATTGTCAGCGTTTTGTTTGTGACTTACGTTGCTTTATTTCCGCTATGCTGTACTGGGGAGCGAGGAAGGTGGTACTCCTCTGGGGATAAGGGGTAATGGGGACTGACAAACCAACTGCTAATCGCCAATCCTCATTCCCCAATACCTATGCATTCTTCCCAATGACTTCAAACGATCCCA from the Tolypothrix bouteillei VB521301 genome contains:
- a CDS encoding membrane protein; amino-acid sequence: MFARIRRLLGQFFTRSRTINNEPLNKVSLIVIILVDIFILINVFTGLDDISRWYLNPSQVYPCYAEWKNYRTQTNRDKDYEIIKLSLSEIYNSPSFQRNYQQIPEGHLGKVSELCLNYAGYKDKIYTSENRQTITTINQKQANIGSLERANRNIRAQYDSTLLEKLAGQPREQSINQIAAEKAKQTLDQNINKISILVRDISNLKNQLITKSESVNFLNFLKDESIFSTVERGYQQASFWYPSIQFAFQAIFLLPLILIALLVHRFAGARGYGLISLISWHLLVIFFIPLILKIFEFLQFGALFQFLFDIIAAIFGGLLFLISYIYILLIPLIGFGLIKFFQKVIFNSKLQAANRVQKSRCIKCAKKIRHSDIHCSHCGYHQYTECPNCHNFTYKHLPYCRECGHSQNSSHL
- a CDS encoding FTR1 family iron permease; this translates as MNFSAAIPTFVITLREGVEAALVVGIVLALLKKAKQSRFNIWVYAGVGVGIAVSALIGVLFTWIIQVVSALNPQYSSVVEPLLEGIFSILAIFMLSWMLLWMTTQAKFMKAQVEGAVTGALKQNSNTGWGVFTLIFIAVVREGFETVLFVAANFQQGLVPAIGALAGILAAVAIGLLLFKWGIKINIRQFFQVMGILLVLIVAGLVVTALDKFDQAIATLSLSNRASESLCFYYERFTKIHSCILGPMVWNTSNVLPDDQFPGIILNALFGYTQYLYFIQALFYTMFLLTVGGFYFYSIRGTNKGSSKNQPVAQKK
- a CDS encoding helix-hairpin-helix domain-containing protein — protein: MKKYKYVCLAVAAAAIVALSSCNGTSTQTTENPSPAPVTNTSSQKTEGVSHSGHGGKKQININNAILSELDKFEAQLGVPALSHKIQANRPYANPEDLVAKKVVSQEQFDQIKDQVTVQEIVLSGEAKDVDYMTKLGLMKGHLLVAKELLDKNEPKQAEPHIGHPVEEIYVDVEDQLNERKVKEFKTSLISLQDFVKAKPKDAKVKTDFASSMQSIDTAIAALPAEQRTQPRFVLQVINGLLDASNSEYGAAIADGKISAAIEYQDSRGFVIYANELYKGISSQMAKEYPQEHKAIETNMTELVKVWPSAIPPLKPVKSPDDVTKLVKTIEQNSQKVVDSSSTQAQR